Genomic DNA from Williamwhitmania sp.:
TAATGTCATGGGTTAAGCTGTTTGAGGTGCCAAGGTAAAACTAAATTGCATTTGATGGTAGGGTGTTTTTCACTATCGCATTATCCCAGGTTACCGGAAGCTCCTGCTCCATCCAATCGCGGATGCCACCATCCAGGTTCAAAACGTTACCGAATCCCTGTTCCAGCAAAAATATTGTGATGGTTCGGCTTCTATTGCCACTGTGACATCCAACAATAATCTCCCTGTTTCTAGGGATTTCGTTGAACCTGATAGAAAATTCGCTTTGGGGTATCTGTAGGTGGCCATCCACACCGTAGGCAACCATCTCAATCTCCTCCCACTCGCGAACATCGATGAGGAGGGCACCATTGCTAATTCTTTCTATAGCGACAGCCACGCTAACTCCCTTAATTTCTTGATTCATCATTTCAGCTATTTACGGTAATGCCACTCATTTCTTGAAACAAATTGAATTGACGCTAATAACAAAATGTTGTTGAGTGTAATTTGTCAAGACGAGTGGTTGTTCCTGTTTCGCCTGCAAATGTAAGTGATAATGATGCAGGGTGGTTATCGTAAATTTTTATGATGCATAGCTGGAGGTTATGGGGAGAAATAGTGAATAGTGAGATGTGAAAAGTGAAATGGTGAAAAGTGAAATGGTGAAAAGTTACAAGTTACAAGAAACAAAGTAACAAGTGTAGTGCCTTACATCGCCACAGGTGGTTTTGACAACATAGGCAAACCCATGAGGGTACATTGGTTGGTGAGGTGGATAAACCGTTAAAACGGTTTGGCTTTCCAACGATACTTTTTACCCACGGTTAAAACCGTGGGCTATGAAAGACGGGCAATATGCCTCGCTGAGGTTCCACCACCTACGAGTAACGTAGGGTTTTCTCCGGAGTAATGCGTGAAATGAGCAGCGATGGTATTAGCAGCATTACAAACACTGCGGCAAAGGTGCCGGCATTGAGCATCAGAATGTGGCTGAGCTGCAGGTTAATGGGCACCGACGAGAGGTAGTAGCTGGACTCGTCGAGCTTAATAATGTGGAACTGCTGCTGTAAAAAGCACAGCCCTATACCAATAACGTTGCCCCAGAAAAGTCCCAGCCCGGTGACGTAGGCCGAGTGGTAGAGGAATATTTTTTGAATCATCCAATTTCTGGCACCGAGGGCCTTCAGCACGCCAATCATAAAGGTGCGTTCCAGTATGAAGATGAGTAGCCCCGAAATCATGTTGAAACCCGCCACAAAAAGCATGAGGAAGAGGATCACGGCCACGTTGGTGTCCTGCAGGTTTAGCCAGTCGAAAATTTGGCTATACTTCTCCTTGATGTTGGTTACCTTAATGCCCGATCCATCGGGTAGCACGGTAAAGCCCGCCAAATCCTCCACTCTGTTGGTAATCTCGTCTACGTTGTTGAAATCGGAGGTGGTGAGCTCAATGCCCGAAATTTGGTTACGGCTCCAGCCGTTGAGCGCCTGTATTTGCTTAATGTCGCAGAACACGAAGGTCTTGTCGAACTCGTCGAACTTGGTGTCGTATATGCCCACAATTTTAAAGCGGCGCACGCGGGGAGGCTCCTGCACAAAGTAAAAGTCTACCTTGTCGCCCAGCGACAGCTTTAGCAGGTTGGCAATGGATTTGGAGATGAGTATCTGGTTGGAGGAGGTGCTGTCGGAGAGGTTCAGAACGGTTCCTTCGGTGAGGTTTTTCTTGAAGAAGCTCCAGTCGAAGTCGGTGGAAACGCCCTTGAGCACCACACCCTGAATATCGGTTTTTGTTTTGATGATGCCCGGTTTATAGGCGTATATTTGGGTGTGGGCTATACCTGGAATGGAGGTGAGCTTGGGCACAAAAGCCAGCGTATCGGTAATGGGCCTGGTTTCGTAGGAGGTGTTGGAGTCGTAGTTCTGAATTTGGATATGCCCACCAAATCCAAGCACCTTGTCGGTAATCTGATTTTTGAAGCCGGTAACAATGGCTACGGATACAATCATTACGGCCAAGCTAAGCGCCACGGCTACAATGGAGATGCGGGTTATGGGGCGCGAGACTGCTTTTTTCGCCTCCCTGTCGCGCGAAATGCGACGGGCAACAAACAGCTCTAAGTTGAAGTGCTTTTTCACGCTCTAGTTGGTATTCTTAGTTTCGCACAGCGGTGGCTTAATGCCATTCAGACAGCCTTACCTGCCCCAACCTTGTGCTCCACAAACCTAACATTTTTTTATATTTTTTCCCTGTTTTGGGTCGGAATGGTTTGAAACGGCTGTAAATATGAGTTAAAACGCTAAATTTGAGCTTTTCGTGGTAGCTATTCCAAAAACGGAATAATTCTTTAGCTTTACTAACCGGTTGGTGAGCTAGCGCATGGGCTACATTTTTTTGAAAACGGGCTAGAGTCGAAATTGTGCAATATGGGAATGAAGCCGTTTAGGTTGGTGTGTGTGGCGTTTTTTCTTTGCGTATCCATTGGCATGGCTGCTGCACAGGAGGAGGCAACACCCATTCCCGCCGCTGAGCGCACAGAGTTATACCTGCCCTTGCTCAAGGGAAAGCGCATTGCTGTGGTGGCTAACCATACCTCTTTGATAGGTAGAATCCATTTGGTTGACTCGCTCCTAGCACTGGGGGTAAAAATTGAGCGTATCTTCTGCCCCGAGCATGGATTTCGCGGCATGGACGATGCCGGCGAACCAGTAGCTAGCTATAAGGATTTCCGAACAGGTCTCGACGTAATTTCACTTTATGGACGACGCAAGAAGCCCGATGCCTCTATGCTGCGTGACGTGGATGTGGTGGTGTTCGACCTGCAGGATGTGGGTGTAAGGTTTTACACCTACCTCTCTACCATGCACTATGTGATGGAGTCGTGCGCCGAAAATAACATTCCGCTGATAGTGCTTGACCGCCCAAATCCAAACGGTCGCTACGTTGATGGCCCGGTGCTCGATAGCAGCCTGCGCTCCTTTGTTGGACTGCATCCCATTCCCATTGTGCACGGCATGACGCTGGGTGAGCTGGCCGGTATGATTAATGGGGAGGGGTGGCTGAAGAATCACGAGCAATGTCGGCTAACGGTTATTCCATGTGGTAACTATACCCACCATTCGCTCTACACCCTTCCGGTAAAACCATCACCCAACCTGCCTAACATGCGCAGCGTTTACCTCTATCCATCCACCGGGCTTTTTGAGGGAACTGTATTTAGCGTAGGCCGAGGTACTCCATGGCCATTTCAGGTATTGGGTAATCCGCTTTTTCCCAACCGGGGATTCTGGTTTGTTCCCGTCTCCGTGATTGGGGCTAGCAAGAATCCACCCTTTCGAAACAAGCGGTGCTATGGAATCGACCTTAGGAGCATTCCCGACTCGGAGAGCTTGGTGCGGGCCGACCGGATCAACCTCGACTGGCTTATTGAAGCCTACAGGCAATATCCTCGGAAGGATAGCTTTTTTAACAGTTACTTCGATCTTCTAGCTGGGAATAGAATGTTGCAAAAGCAAATTAAGCAGGGTCTTTCTGCAGGCGATATTCGGGAGACGTGGAAGCCAGAGTTGACAAAGTTTGTGGAGCGAAGGCGGAAGTATTTGCTTTACCCAGAATAACAGAAAGCCATTTGCTTAATGTTTGAGCTGCATTTTCATAGTTACTTTCTTACCTTTGCTTCTGGTAACGACAAATCTTAAACGGATAATGTTGAATGTTCCTGACAATACCAAGCTACATATCGCCCAGGTGCTAACCCTTGGTGAGGTTTGTTTCTACGACAGCCAAAACGCCGAGGTAATTGCGGCTGGTGAGCTGGAGGGTAAACTCAGAGATAGGAAGAGGGTAATGCGAAAGATGGAGGTTACCCAAAACGCCGATCGCTACATTAAGTTTGAACCTCCTGTGGAGGCCGAGAAGTTGGTTATGGTGGAGGCCTTTGCCAAAATGGTGAGAGATCCCAAAGAGCGAGAACATCTTATTTATGCGCTACAGCGCACCAATCCAATGGCCTACTTTCACCACTTTATCAACACCTTTTCCGATGAGCGAAATGCTTGGTTCATCTTCAAAAAGCAACGCTACATAGCATTGGTGGAGGCGAGGTTGATGGAGTATAGCAGAAATATGTAGAAAAGGCTGCCCAGATGACAGCCTTTTCAAGTAGGTAATCCGTTGTTGTTTATACCATTCGCTCCTTCCACTTCCCGCGCCGAAAAATCACCAACGCAATGATGGTCATTATCGCTTCGGCAATGGGGATGGAGTAGAAAACTCCTTGCTCGTGCCAGCCCAGCACTACAGCCAAGAAATAGGCCAACGGAATTTCAATCATCCAGTAGCTTAACAGGTTTATCCACGTTGGAGTGGTGGTGTCACCCGCACCGTTTATGGCGCTTACCATCACCATGCCCAATCCGTAAACAACAAACCCGTAGCTCACTATCCGAAGGCATGCCGAGCCAAATAGCAGAACATCTGGGTCGCTCGTAAACAAACGGATGAATGCGCTTGGAAAAGCGATGAGCAGTAACCCGGCCAGTCCTAGCATCGTCATGTTTACTGCAGCGGTGGCGTAGGTAGCCTTCTCGGCTCTTTCTGCGTCACCTGCGCCAAGGCTTTGCCCTACTAGCGTAGCCGCAGCGTTGCTAATGCCTACTGATGGGAGCAGCACAAATATGATGAGCCGTATGGCAACAGTGTAGCCAGCCAGCGCGCTATTGCCGTAGAGGCTGATTATACGTACCAGCCCAATCCAGCTGGCCGTGGCAATGAGGGTTTGACCAATACCTCCCAGCGACAGCTTTACCAGCTGAGCTATGAGCCTGAAGCGTGGAATGAACTCCTGCAGGTGGACCTTTATGCGCGCCCTTCCGCCCAGCAGCAATCGTAGCTGGTAAACCACCGCAATTCCCCGACCTATGTTCGTTGCAATGGCGGCCCCTTCAATGCCAAGGGCAGGAATAGGACCAAGCCCGAAGATGAGAATGGGGTCAAGCACAATGTTTATCAGGTTGGCAATGGCTAGCACTCGCATACTTATGGCTGCATCACCAGCACTACGAAACGCAGCGTTAATGGTGAAGAGAAGCATGATTACCATGTTCCCACCGAGCATCCAGCGGGTATACCCCCCGTAAAGAGCAATTGTTGTGGCATCGGCGCCCATCAGCTTCAGCAGCTGTGGCGCAAGCAATGCCCCAGGAATACCAATGAGCAGCGATACGGTTAGCGCAGTAATTATGGCCTGCCCAGCTACGTTGGATGCAGCCCCAGTATTTTTCTCCCCAATACGTCGAGCAACCAGCGCAGTGGTGGCAGTGCTTAAACCTATACCGATGGCGTAAACAATGGTGATTATAGATTCGGTAAGCCCAACCGTGGCAACGGCATCGGCTCCCAACTTGGCAACAAAAAAGATGTCGATAATTGCAAATATCGACTCCATGAGCATTTCGAGCACCATGGGTATGGAGAGCAGCATAATGGCTCGCCCAAGGCTGCCGACCGTAAAATCTTGATCAGTTCCAGCAATGGACTCCTTTATCTGCGCGAGGAACCTACCAACTCCTTTTCGGTTGAGGTTCTTTGAAAGGTGAATGGCAATGGTTGCGTATATCGATTTTCTCATCTTTTTCTTCGTTTTCGTTTTCGTAATCGGTTGTTTGAAATCGGGGTGCTAATAACAACATCAACGGTGGTGCTAAAGACCACTCCTTGGTTGGCAGAGGCACATAGAGTGGTGCACTCGGTTGCTGGAAGCATGGCTATACGCATGGCTAAATCCTCCAAAAAGGTTAAAAGGTTAGAAATAAATAGATATTTGTGAAAGTTGACGAAGCATTTAGGCTATAAGTATGCCTAAATATTAGTTTGCATGGTAGAAGCGATAAGACCGAAGGGCCTATGGTTGTTTAGCTTCTAAAGACGGTGACAATGGTTGGCTTCATCGGAGTATGAATATGACACAAAATTAGTAAAAAAGCAGCAAATCAAATGCTTGTTGTTTTAGAATTTTCTCTTTTCAGAAAAAATTACAGTAAGCAAGCTTCATATGGCATGGATATACCAATGGGGTGTTCTTCCCTTAGCGGCTCAATTCGGGCAAGGCTTTCGGCACCCAGCACCGACAGTTTTTGGTGTAAATCTTCAAAGGAATCGAAGTGCTGAGTCTCCTCAAACTTTGCACTATGCCTAACTTCAAACTGATTTATTGCCGCCCAGCTGCGCTCCAACTTTTCTGTTTCGCATCCGTACCACGACCATTGCGAGTTGTAGGCGTGATCAACAATGAGCACTGTTGGGGCAATGGTAAGGGCATGCATAATAGACGTCAAGGGATTCTCCATCTCATGGAGACAAAACTCAAAGAATACAACGTCGGCTCTTTGTGTATAGTGAAGAAAATCCATGATACGAACCTGAAACTTACCCGTGAGGTTTTCTGCCATAAGCTTTGCCGCAAGTATAGGTTCAATAGCGGGGTTGCTATCGATGCCCACAATCTCCTTGGCTGTTCCCGAATAGCCCGTTAGTATTCCACCATCCACTCCAACATGAATAATTCTTTTTCCGTCAAGTGGATAAAAGGCTGTAAGATTATCAATAACTGCTGCCAGATTAATCATGATGTTAATTAGTTTGTGGCTGGACAATATGTTGATGCTATGTAAGCAGAGGAGGTTAAAGCTTGTTTGTTACTCTTTGGTTTGCTGACAGTGAATAATGGTTGTCATGGCTACAGCACACGCAGAACTCCTTTTTATGCACATGCTTTGTAATGTCTTAGTATTGATGTTGTTTAGCGCATAAGGTTTAACGAATGCACTTATATGTAGAACAAAATTTATTTGT
This window encodes:
- a CDS encoding rhodanese-like domain-containing protein; the encoded protein is MMNQEIKGVSVAVAIERISNGALLIDVREWEEIEMVAYGVDGHLQIPQSEFSIRFNEIPRNREIIVGCHSGNRSRTITIFLLEQGFGNVLNLDGGIRDWMEQELPVTWDNAIVKNTLPSNAI
- a CDS encoding ABC transporter permease; translated protein: MKKHFNLELFVARRISRDREAKKAVSRPITRISIVAVALSLAVMIVSVAIVTGFKNQITDKVLGFGGHIQIQNYDSNTSYETRPITDTLAFVPKLTSIPGIAHTQIYAYKPGIIKTKTDIQGVVLKGVSTDFDWSFFKKNLTEGTVLNLSDSTSSNQILISKSIANLLKLSLGDKVDFYFVQEPPRVRRFKIVGIYDTKFDEFDKTFVFCDIKQIQALNGWSRNQISGIELTTSDFNNVDEITNRVEDLAGFTVLPDGSGIKVTNIKEKYSQIFDWLNLQDTNVAVILFLMLFVAGFNMISGLLIFILERTFMIGVLKALGARNWMIQKIFLYHSAYVTGLGLFWGNVIGIGLCFLQQQFHIIKLDESSYYLSSVPINLQLSHILMLNAGTFAAVFVMLLIPSLLISRITPEKTLRYS
- a CDS encoding DUF1343 domain-containing protein encodes the protein MKPFRLVCVAFFLCVSIGMAAAQEEATPIPAAERTELYLPLLKGKRIAVVANHTSLIGRIHLVDSLLALGVKIERIFCPEHGFRGMDDAGEPVASYKDFRTGLDVISLYGRRKKPDASMLRDVDVVVFDLQDVGVRFYTYLSTMHYVMESCAENNIPLIVLDRPNPNGRYVDGPVLDSSLRSFVGLHPIPIVHGMTLGELAGMINGEGWLKNHEQCRLTVIPCGNYTHHSLYTLPVKPSPNLPNMRSVYLYPSTGLFEGTVFSVGRGTPWPFQVLGNPLFPNRGFWFVPVSVIGASKNPPFRNKRCYGIDLRSIPDSESLVRADRINLDWLIEAYRQYPRKDSFFNSYFDLLAGNRMLQKQIKQGLSAGDIRETWKPELTKFVERRRKYLLYPE
- a CDS encoding UPF0158 family protein, which encodes MLNVPDNTKLHIAQVLTLGEVCFYDSQNAEVIAAGELEGKLRDRKRVMRKMEVTQNADRYIKFEPPVEAEKLVMVEAFAKMVRDPKEREHLIYALQRTNPMAYFHHFINTFSDERNAWFIFKKQRYIALVEARLMEYSRNM
- a CDS encoding MATE family efflux transporter yields the protein MRKSIYATIAIHLSKNLNRKGVGRFLAQIKESIAGTDQDFTVGSLGRAIMLLSIPMVLEMLMESIFAIIDIFFVAKLGADAVATVGLTESIITIVYAIGIGLSTATTALVARRIGEKNTGAASNVAGQAIITALTVSLLIGIPGALLAPQLLKLMGADATTIALYGGYTRWMLGGNMVIMLLFTINAAFRSAGDAAISMRVLAIANLINIVLDPILIFGLGPIPALGIEGAAIATNIGRGIAVVYQLRLLLGGRARIKVHLQEFIPRFRLIAQLVKLSLGGIGQTLIATASWIGLVRIISLYGNSALAGYTVAIRLIIFVLLPSVGISNAAATLVGQSLGAGDAERAEKATYATAAVNMTMLGLAGLLLIAFPSAFIRLFTSDPDVLLFGSACLRIVSYGFVVYGLGMVMVSAINGAGDTTTPTWINLLSYWMIEIPLAYFLAVVLGWHEQGVFYSIPIAEAIMTIIALVIFRRGKWKERMV